A stretch of the Thiocystis violascens DSM 198 genome encodes the following:
- a CDS encoding DUF190 domain-containing protein, which translates to MQGCFLKFYVAENRRHHRKLAYEWLLEEARSMGFHGGSAFRALAGFGRHGRLHEEHFFELAGDLPVEVGFVLTEAEADRFIAHLGAQGLSLFYLRVPVEAGFTNGGARIDGSAPTV; encoded by the coding sequence ATGCAGGGGTGTTTTCTCAAATTTTATGTCGCCGAAAACCGCCGCCATCATCGCAAACTGGCGTATGAATGGCTGCTGGAGGAGGCGCGGTCCATGGGCTTCCATGGCGGTTCGGCGTTTCGCGCACTGGCGGGGTTCGGCCGCCACGGGCGTCTGCACGAAGAGCATTTCTTCGAGCTTGCCGGGGATCTGCCGGTCGAGGTCGGATTCGTGCTCACCGAGGCGGAGGCGGATCGTTTCATTGCCCATCTCGGCGCCCAGGGTTTGAGCCTCTTCTATCTGCGCGTGCCCGTTGAAGCGGGCTTTACCAATGGGGGCGCTCGGATTGATGGCTCCGCGCCGACGGTTTGA
- a CDS encoding TOBE domain-containing protein, which translates to MSNKPPLNVAGQFWLNVNDVAFLGEERIALLEQIAERGSITQAAKSLKISYKAAWDAVDAMNNVAPAPVVATATGGRGGGGARLTDEGRRLIAAYRTIAIEYARFLDGINAAMGDSTAALDLLRRLAMRTSARNQLIGRIVSVTARTVDAEILIEIQGGERIAAGVTNESVESLGLRPGRQVWALIKAVAVGIVRAPDPGASVGVNVLCGLVQRVTRSDGPAEVVVALSSGVTLRGVVASDDLDRLGIAEGKTACAIFPASGVIIGVDN; encoded by the coding sequence ATGTCGAACAAACCGCCACTCAACGTCGCTGGCCAATTCTGGCTCAACGTCAACGATGTCGCCTTTCTCGGCGAGGAGCGTATCGCGCTCCTGGAACAGATCGCCGAACGGGGCTCCATCACCCAGGCCGCCAAGTCGCTCAAGATCAGCTACAAGGCCGCCTGGGACGCGGTGGACGCGATGAACAACGTCGCTCCCGCGCCGGTGGTGGCGACCGCGACCGGCGGTCGGGGCGGCGGCGGCGCGCGTCTCACCGACGAGGGCCGCCGCCTGATCGCCGCCTATCGCACCATCGCCATCGAATACGCCCGCTTTCTGGACGGGATCAATGCCGCCATGGGCGACTCGACGGCGGCGCTCGACCTGCTGCGCCGGCTCGCCATGCGCACCAGCGCCCGCAATCAGCTCATCGGGCGGATCGTCTCCGTCACCGCCCGTACCGTGGATGCCGAGATCCTGATCGAGATCCAGGGCGGCGAACGCATCGCCGCCGGGGTCACCAACGAAAGCGTCGAGTCGCTGGGTCTGCGTCCCGGCCGTCAGGTCTGGGCTTTGATCAAGGCGGTCGCCGTCGGCATCGTTCGGGCGCCTGATCCTGGGGCGAGCGTCGGCGTCAATGTGCTGTGCGGGCTGGTCCAGCGAGTGACCCGCAGCGATGGACCGGCCGAGGTGGTGGTCGCGCTCTCCTCCGGGGTCACGCTTCGTGGGGTCGTTGCGTCGGACGATCTCGACCGCCTGGGGATTGCCGAAGGCAAAACCGCCTGCGCCATCTTCCCCGCCTCCGGCGTCATCATCGGTGTGGACAATTAG
- the hisI gene encoding phosphoribosyl-AMP cyclohydrolase, with amino-acid sequence MSDQWLDAIKWGADGLVPAIAQETGTGVILMMAWMNRESLGLTRETGHAVYWSRSRGRLWHKGEESGHQQVVHAIRIDCDADVVVIEVEQKGGIACHTGRHHCFYRELDANGDWSEIAPVLKDPDAIYRQS; translated from the coding sequence ATGTCCGATCAGTGGCTCGACGCCATCAAATGGGGAGCGGACGGGCTGGTGCCCGCCATCGCCCAGGAAACCGGGACCGGCGTCATCCTGATGATGGCCTGGATGAATCGCGAGTCGCTCGGACTCACCCGCGAGACCGGGCATGCCGTGTACTGGTCGCGATCGCGCGGCCGGCTGTGGCACAAGGGCGAGGAATCCGGGCATCAGCAGGTCGTGCACGCGATCCGGATCGATTGCGATGCCGATGTCGTCGTCATCGAGGTCGAACAAAAGGGCGGGATTGCCTGTCACACCGGGCGTCACCACTGCTTCTACCGCGAACTGGACGCCAACGGCGACTGGTCCGAGATTGCGCCGGTGCTGAAGGATCCGGATGCCATCTATCGTCAATCCTGA
- a CDS encoding phosphoribosyl-ATP diphosphatase, whose amino-acid sequence MSDILERLSVILEERKAADPESSYVAKLYAKGLDAILKKIGEEATETVMAAKDGVPEKIVYEVADLWFHTLVLLAQQGLGPEQVLAELDRRFGLSGLDEKTRRVQ is encoded by the coding sequence ATGAGCGATATCCTCGAACGTCTCTCCGTGATCCTGGAAGAACGCAAGGCGGCCGACCCCGAGTCATCCTATGTTGCCAAGCTCTATGCCAAGGGGCTTGACGCCATCCTCAAGAAGATCGGCGAGGAGGCCACCGAAACCGTCATGGCGGCCAAGGATGGGGTTCCCGAGAAAATTGTGTACGAGGTCGCGGATCTGTGGTTCCACACCCTGGTGCTGCTGGCCCAGCAGGGCTTGGGGCCGGAGCAGGTGCTGGCTGAACTGGATCGTCGCTTCGGGCTCTCGGGCCTGGACGAGAAGACCCGTCGCGTTCAGTAA
- a CDS encoding SemiSWEET transporter has product MSHPDLLGYAAAFLTTASFVPQVWQTLRTRDTRALSLWMYLLFTVGVALWGVYGILLGAWPIILANGVTLLLATIVLWHKLTEPRES; this is encoded by the coding sequence ATGTCACATCCGGATCTGCTCGGCTATGCCGCGGCCTTTTTGACCACGGCATCTTTCGTCCCTCAGGTTTGGCAAACTCTGCGCACCCGCGACACCCGCGCCCTTTCGCTCTGGATGTATCTCCTGTTCACGGTCGGCGTCGCCTTGTGGGGCGTTTACGGCATCTTGCTCGGGGCCTGGCCGATCATCCTCGCCAACGGCGTGACCCTGCTGCTGGCGACGATCGTTCTCTGGCATAAGCTGACCGAGCCGCGGGAATCCTGA
- a CDS encoding disulfide bond formation protein B, whose product MLKIAPRPVWMLLAMLGASAALASLILTPWLNLAPCHLCIFQRLLFMLMALLATVAALAESPGGSRLAVQGSGLALLVLAAVGAGVAAYQSWLQYQPLDTASCVGGQLGPIERLIEWLGQQAPSLFLASGFCENRELVILGLSLANWAFFLFVLTLAVTAWTLWRGWHSPRATRF is encoded by the coding sequence ATGCTAAAGATCGCACCGCGTCCGGTCTGGATGCTACTGGCCATGCTCGGCGCATCGGCCGCCCTGGCGAGTCTGATCCTGACGCCCTGGCTGAATCTGGCTCCCTGTCATCTCTGCATCTTTCAGCGTCTGCTGTTCATGCTGATGGCACTGTTGGCGACGGTTGCCGCGCTGGCCGAGTCCCCTGGCGGGTCGCGTCTGGCGGTCCAAGGGTCCGGTCTGGCGTTGTTGGTGCTCGCCGCCGTCGGTGCCGGCGTCGCCGCCTATCAGAGCTGGCTGCAATACCAGCCGTTGGACACGGCATCCTGTGTCGGCGGTCAATTAGGCCCCATCGAACGTCTGATCGAATGGCTCGGTCAACAGGCGCCATCGCTCTTCCTGGCCAGCGGATTCTGCGAAAATCGAGAGTTGGTGATCCTGGGGCTATCGCTCGCGAACTGGGCCTTTTTCCTGTTCGTCCTGACGCTTGCCGTCACGGCTTGGACGCTTTGGCGGGGCTGGCACTCCCCGCGCGCGACCCGGTTCTGA
- the crcB gene encoding fluoride efflux transporter CrcB: MTLLSVFSVFTGAGLGALLRWFLGSRLNPLFPTLPLGTLAANLLGGLLIGLAVAWFSRHPGLPPEARLLIITGFLGGLTTFSTFSAEVVNLLARGDYLWGMGAIMAHLTGSLAMTALGLWLAYLLMRG; the protein is encoded by the coding sequence ATGACGCTTCTGTCCGTTTTCTCGGTTTTCACCGGCGCCGGACTCGGCGCGCTGCTCCGCTGGTTCCTGGGCAGCCGGCTCAATCCGCTCTTTCCGACCCTGCCGCTCGGAACCCTGGCGGCCAACCTGCTGGGCGGGCTGCTGATCGGACTGGCCGTCGCCTGGTTTTCCCGGCATCCCGGTCTGCCACCGGAAGCGCGCCTGCTCATCATCACCGGCTTTCTTGGCGGTCTCACCACCTTTTCCACCTTTTCGGCGGAGGTGGTCAATCTGCTGGCGCGGGGCGACTATCTTTGGGGCATGGGGGCAATCATGGCGCATCTGACCGGCTCGCTGGCCATGACGGCGCTCGGCCTGTGGCTGGCCTATCTGCTGATGCGCGGTTGA
- a CDS encoding TOBE domain-containing protein, with amino-acid sequence MQTSARNQFHGTVKSVDKGAVNAEVILDIGGLELTAIVTNRSVDHLGLAPGREAYALVKAPSVILLTDPAIKTSARNQIWGTVARCEEGAVNAIVVIQSDSGPELTAAITLDSLNGLGLKAGVRACALIKASQIILATKS; translated from the coding sequence ATGCAGACCAGTGCCCGCAATCAATTCCACGGCACCGTGAAATCGGTCGACAAAGGCGCCGTCAATGCCGAGGTCATCCTCGACATCGGCGGTCTCGAACTCACGGCCATCGTGACCAATCGCAGCGTCGATCATCTGGGACTCGCGCCCGGACGGGAGGCCTATGCGCTGGTCAAGGCGCCCTCGGTCATCCTTCTCACCGATCCAGCGATCAAGACCAGCGCCCGCAATCAGATCTGGGGCACGGTCGCGCGCTGCGAGGAGGGCGCGGTCAACGCCATCGTCGTGATCCAGTCGGACAGTGGCCCGGAGCTGACGGCGGCGATCACGCTCGACAGCCTGAATGGTCTGGGACTGAAGGCGGGTGTGCGCGCCTGCGCTCTGATCAAGGCGTCTCAGATCATTCTGGCCACCAAATCCTGA
- the modA gene encoding molybdate ABC transporter substrate-binding protein translates to MHPVRNLPLILALCATGVVQADDIQLAVAANFTAPMKEIAAAFEQETGHQVKAAYGATGKFFAQIKNGAPFDAFLAADETTPTKLVAEGAAVKESQFTYAVGTLVLWSAKPDVVDDAGKVLAAGDFQKVAIANPKTAPYGAATLEVLTGLGLLDAIQPKFVTGENIAQTFQFASTGNAELGFVALSQVMKDGKIAQGSAWIIPGKLHAPIRQDAVVLENGRDRPAVAALMDYLKGERAQTIIRAFGYEI, encoded by the coding sequence ATGCATCCTGTTCGCAACCTACCCCTGATCCTGGCCCTGTGCGCGACCGGCGTGGTCCAGGCCGACGACATCCAGTTGGCCGTCGCCGCCAATTTCACCGCGCCCATGAAAGAGATCGCCGCCGCCTTCGAGCAGGAGACCGGGCATCAGGTCAAGGCGGCCTATGGCGCGACCGGTAAGTTTTTCGCGCAGATCAAGAACGGAGCACCCTTCGATGCGTTTCTGGCCGCCGACGAGACGACTCCGACCAAACTGGTCGCGGAAGGCGCCGCGGTGAAGGAAAGCCAATTCACCTATGCGGTCGGAACCCTGGTGCTTTGGTCGGCCAAGCCGGATGTCGTGGACGACGCGGGCAAGGTGCTTGCCGCCGGCGATTTCCAGAAGGTGGCCATCGCCAATCCCAAGACGGCGCCCTATGGCGCCGCCACCCTGGAAGTGCTGACGGGGCTGGGACTGCTGGACGCGATTCAGCCGAAATTCGTGACCGGCGAGAACATCGCCCAGACGTTCCAGTTCGCGAGCACCGGCAATGCCGAGTTGGGCTTCGTGGCTCTGTCACAAGTGATGAAAGACGGCAAAATCGCCCAGGGATCGGCCTGGATCATTCCCGGCAAGCTCCATGCGCCGATCCGTCAGGACGCGGTCGTGCTGGAGAATGGCCGGGACAGGCCAGCGGTCGCGGCACTGATGGACTATCTCAAGGGCGAGCGGGCGCAAACCATCATCCGCGCCTTCGGCTACGAGATCTAA
- the modB gene encoding molybdate ABC transporter permease subunit, whose translation MLLSDSDLQAIWLTLRLAGIVTVILFVVGTPVAWWLSRTRSRWKGPIGAVVALPLVLPPSVLGFYLLVAMGPNGPVGQFTQSLGLGLLPFTFWGLVVASVFYSFPFMVQPVQNAFESIGERPLEVAATLRASPLDTFFTVALPLAAPGFLTAGILTFAHTVGEFGVVLMIGGNIPGVTRVVSVQIYDHVEAMEYADAHRLSAVMLVFSFLVLLSLYAWRRNARGGAGNHG comes from the coding sequence ATGCTGCTGAGTGACAGCGACCTGCAAGCGATCTGGCTGACCCTGCGGCTGGCGGGGATCGTGACGGTCATCCTCTTCGTGGTCGGCACTCCGGTTGCTTGGTGGCTGTCGCGGACCCGCTCGCGCTGGAAGGGGCCGATCGGCGCGGTGGTCGCGCTGCCTCTGGTGCTGCCGCCCTCGGTGCTTGGTTTTTATCTACTGGTCGCCATGGGGCCGAACGGTCCCGTCGGCCAGTTCACCCAGTCGCTCGGCCTCGGACTTCTGCCGTTTACCTTTTGGGGTCTGGTGGTGGCGTCCGTGTTTTACTCCTTCCCCTTCATGGTGCAGCCGGTGCAGAACGCCTTCGAGTCCATCGGCGAACGTCCGCTGGAGGTGGCCGCGACCCTGCGCGCCTCGCCGCTGGATACCTTTTTCACCGTCGCGCTGCCGCTGGCCGCACCGGGTTTTCTCACCGCCGGCATTCTCACCTTTGCGCACACGGTGGGCGAGTTCGGTGTGGTGCTGATGATCGGCGGCAATATTCCCGGCGTGACGCGCGTTGTCTCGGTGCAGATTTACGATCATGTCGAGGCGATGGAGTACGCCGACGCCCATCGTCTGTCGGCGGTGATGCTGGTGTTCTCCTTCCTGGTGCTGCTGTCGCTCTATGCCTGGCGACGCAACGCGCGCGGAGGGGCCGGCAACCATGGATGA